Proteins co-encoded in one Sulfuricystis thermophila genomic window:
- a CDS encoding HvfC/BufC N-terminal domain-containing protein yields MSAHADFSAVLLASTFGCPPGLMTWNGSDPAKRFAVYRNNVIVGLVDALADSYPVVQALVGEEFFRAMAAEFVRASPPASPVLAWYGAGFADFIADFPPTAGLPYLADVARLEWLRVEAWHAADAVPLANEVLNDLLAEAHTLPTMCFALHPALRVMRSAYPVVSLWAAHQADDPAAALGTVDMGRGEAAVLLRPALDVDIVRIEPDAAVFISRLLAGETFGAAAADGDFDLPATLGLLIRCGAIVATARSPA; encoded by the coding sequence ATGAGCGCCCATGCCGATTTTTCCGCCGTCCTGCTAGCGTCGACTTTTGGCTGTCCGCCGGGACTGATGACCTGGAACGGTTCCGATCCGGCGAAGCGCTTTGCCGTCTATCGCAACAACGTCATCGTCGGACTGGTCGATGCGCTCGCCGATAGTTATCCAGTGGTGCAGGCGCTGGTCGGTGAGGAATTCTTCCGCGCCATGGCGGCCGAGTTCGTGCGCGCCTCGCCGCCCGCCTCGCCGGTGCTCGCCTGGTATGGCGCGGGCTTCGCCGACTTCATCGCCGACTTTCCGCCGACGGCGGGACTGCCCTATCTGGCCGACGTGGCGCGGCTCGAATGGCTGCGCGTCGAAGCCTGGCACGCGGCCGATGCCGTGCCGCTGGCGAATGAAGTGCTGAACGACTTGCTTGCCGAGGCGCACACTTTGCCGACGATGTGCTTTGCGCTGCATCCGGCCTTGCGGGTGATGCGCTCGGCATATCCGGTAGTCTCGCTCTGGGCGGCGCATCAGGCCGACGACCCTGCCGCCGCTCTCGGCACGGTCGACATGGGCCGCGGCGAGGCCGCCGTGTTGCTACGACCCGCTCTCGATGTCGACATCGTGCGCATCGAACCGGACGCCGCCGTTTTCATCAGCCGTCTGCTCGCCGGCGAGACCTTCGGCGCGGCAGCGGCCGATGGGGATTTCGATCTTCCCGCAACGCTGGGCCTGCTGATTCGCTGCGGTGCCATCGTTGCCACCGCGAGGAGCCCCGCATGA
- a CDS encoding alkaline phosphatase family protein → MKRLFAWGLSFVLPSMAAAADTLLIVSIDALHPAALSVDNSPTLQALMQPGYYTLQGRSVEPPKTLVAHTAMMTGLPPVQNGKIDNQWRPGDPQVDKPTLFDDGRRLGYQTAYYYSKPKLGYLVNPAVGEHALDPDGGIERVRAFFRHTGKRFAFLHVSGLEWVGTDSGWLSQAYLDELKDIDAALAPLFHEVSRRGKYAIVVISDHAGHDKLHGTNHPEDYKLPLIVSGNLAQLPKLPAAEWSLTELRSLFRELAR, encoded by the coding sequence TTGAAACGTCTCTTTGCGTGGGGTTTGTCTTTCGTTCTGCCCTCCATGGCTGCTGCCGCGGATACCCTCCTGATCGTTTCCATCGATGCGCTGCATCCTGCTGCATTGAGCGTGGACAACTCGCCGACACTGCAGGCCTTGATGCAACCTGGGTATTACACCCTGCAGGGCAGGAGTGTCGAACCGCCGAAAACCCTGGTTGCGCATACGGCGATGATGACTGGCCTGCCGCCGGTGCAAAACGGCAAGATCGACAATCAATGGCGGCCAGGCGATCCGCAAGTCGATAAGCCAACACTCTTCGATGATGGACGTCGGCTGGGCTATCAAACTGCCTATTACTATTCAAAGCCCAAGCTGGGTTACCTGGTCAATCCTGCGGTGGGCGAACATGCGCTTGATCCGGATGGCGGTATCGAGCGGGTGCGGGCCTTTTTTCGACATACTGGGAAGCGCTTTGCCTTCCTGCATGTCAGCGGCCTGGAATGGGTGGGCACCGATTCTGGCTGGCTTTCGCAAGCGTATCTCGATGAACTGAAAGACATCGACGCGGCATTGGCACCGCTATTCCATGAGGTGAGCCGCCGCGGCAAGTACGCCATCGTCGTAATCAGTGACCATGCCGGCCATGACAAACTCCACGGCACCAATCATCCAGAGGATTACAAGCTCCCATTGATCGTGAGCGGTAACCTGGCCCAATTGCCCAAGCTTCCCGCAGCTGAATGGTCATTGACAGAGTTGCGCTCTTTGTTTCGTGAGCTGGCTCGCTGA
- a CDS encoding ATP-binding cassette domain-containing protein, whose translation MALIEVDNLAVESGGRRILEGIDLTIESGSVHALVGANGSGKTSLARLLMGAEGYHAVAGTVRFEGADLLTLPMHERARRGIAIAWQEPVVIEGLTVADYLGCGPVRQPAAACLEQVGLDAADYLPRPLDARLSGGERRRIELAAVLSLAPKLAILDEPTAGIDLSSLPLIEAAIPALRQGGAAVLLITHEEALARQADVASQICAGRIVCSGDPERVVERYKRRLCDRCDGGSCHG comes from the coding sequence ATGGCACTGATCGAAGTCGACAATCTTGCCGTTGAATCAGGGGGGCGTCGGATCCTTGAGGGCATCGACCTGACTATCGAATCTGGCTCGGTCCACGCGCTGGTCGGCGCCAACGGTTCGGGCAAGACCAGCCTGGCGCGGCTGCTGATGGGCGCCGAGGGCTACCACGCCGTCGCAGGAACCGTGCGTTTCGAAGGTGCCGATCTTCTGACCCTGCCCATGCACGAGCGCGCGCGGCGCGGCATCGCCATCGCCTGGCAGGAACCGGTGGTCATCGAAGGCCTGACCGTCGCCGACTATCTCGGCTGCGGGCCGGTCAGGCAGCCGGCCGCCGCCTGCCTCGAACAGGTGGGCCTCGATGCGGCGGACTACCTGCCGCGTCCGCTCGACGCCCGCCTCTCCGGCGGCGAGCGACGGCGCATCGAACTGGCCGCCGTGCTGAGCCTTGCGCCGAAACTGGCCATCCTCGACGAGCCGACGGCGGGCATCGACCTGTCCTCGCTGCCGCTGATCGAGGCGGCGATTCCCGCCCTGCGCCAGGGCGGCGCGGCGGTGCTGCTGATCACCCACGAGGAGGCGCTCGCGCGCCAGGCCGACGTGGCCTCGCAGATCTGCGCCGGCCGCATCGTTTGCAGCGGCGATCCCGAACGCGTGGTGGAGCGCTACAAGCGCCGCCTCTGCGACCGCTGCGACGGAGGCAGCTGCCATGGCTGA
- a CDS encoding zf-HC2 domain-containing protein: MLSCKEVTHLLSEGQDRKLFLRERFALEMHLAMCKGCTNFRKQMDFLRTACRRYAGKAIDDRHESER; this comes from the coding sequence ATGTTGAGCTGCAAGGAAGTCACCCATCTGCTTTCCGAGGGGCAGGATCGCAAGCTATTCCTGCGCGAGCGGTTTGCGCTGGAAATGCATCTGGCGATGTGCAAGGGCTGTACGAACTTCCGCAAGCAGATGGATTTTCTGCGCACAGCCTGCCGGCGCTATGCCGGCAAGGCGATCGACGACAGACATGAGTCGGAGCGGTGA
- a CDS encoding sigma-70 family RNA polymerase sigma factor — protein sequence MNDPDTSVGSSTFLVEVRRDMLRFATLQLRDEQLAEDVVQEAMVAALDGEKQFAGRSAVKTWIFAILRNKIVDAIRQKAKSVNFSALLPEEAELEETFESQFKANAHWRPEERPADWGDPEAALHQEQFWTVFEACLKHLPENTARVFMMREFLEFDTAEICRELNLSTSNCHVILHRARNALRRCLETSWFATGASSC from the coding sequence ATGAACGATCCTGATACCAGTGTCGGCAGTTCGACTTTCCTCGTGGAAGTGCGCCGCGACATGCTGCGCTTCGCCACCCTGCAATTGCGTGACGAGCAACTCGCCGAGGACGTGGTGCAGGAGGCGATGGTCGCCGCGCTCGACGGCGAAAAGCAGTTCGCCGGCCGTTCCGCCGTGAAAACCTGGATTTTCGCGATCCTGCGCAACAAGATCGTCGATGCCATCCGCCAGAAAGCGAAGAGCGTGAATTTCAGCGCGCTGCTGCCGGAAGAGGCCGAACTGGAGGAAACCTTCGAGTCCCAGTTCAAAGCCAATGCGCACTGGCGGCCGGAGGAGCGACCCGCCGATTGGGGCGATCCCGAGGCCGCCTTGCATCAGGAACAGTTCTGGACAGTATTCGAGGCCTGCCTGAAACACCTGCCGGAAAACACGGCGCGCGTCTTCATGATGCGCGAGTTCCTCGAATTCGATACGGCCGAAATCTGCCGGGAGCTGAATCTCAGCACCAGCAACTGCCATGTGATCCTGCATCGGGCGCGCAATGCGCTGCGGCGCTGCCTGGAAACGAGCTGGTTCGCCACGGGAGCCTCGTCATGTTGA
- a CDS encoding ArsR/SmtB family transcription factor translates to MNTSDAVQALAALAQETRLSIFRLLVEAGEAGMNAGAIAEALDLAPATLSFHIAHLARSGLVASRQEGRFIYYSANFAAMDELIAYLTDNCCQGGGQCLPKTTAATTSTRSRRKAA, encoded by the coding sequence ATGAATACATCGGACGCCGTCCAGGCCCTCGCCGCGCTTGCCCAGGAAACCCGCCTGTCGATCTTCCGCCTACTCGTCGAGGCGGGCGAGGCCGGTATGAATGCCGGCGCCATCGCCGAAGCGCTTGACTTGGCGCCAGCCACACTGTCCTTCCATATCGCCCATCTTGCCCGCTCGGGCCTCGTGGCGTCGCGGCAGGAGGGGCGCTTCATCTATTACTCGGCCAACTTCGCGGCCATGGACGAGCTGATCGCCTATCTCACCGACAACTGCTGCCAGGGGGGCGGGCAATGTCTGCCCAAAACCACCGCAGCCACCACTTCAACCCGATCCCGCCGCAAGGCGGCCTGA
- the arsB gene encoding ACR3 family arsenite efflux transporter produces MSAQCEVTAKVAAGVPLSTFERYLTVWVFLCIVAGITLGQLIPGPFQALGRMEVAQVNIPVGLLIWVMIIPMLVKVDFGALHEVKEHVKGIGVSLFVNWLVKPFSMAFLGWLFVRQLFAPYLPADQIDSYVAGLILLASAPCTAMVFVWSRLSNGDPLFTLSQVALNDTIMVFAFAPIVGLLLGISAITVPWDTLLTSVVLYIVIPLALAQLWRKSLLKKGQAHFDATMQKIGPWSITALLATLVLLFAFQGKAIVEKPLIIALLAVPILIQVFFNSALAYWLNRLVGEKHNVACPSALIGASNFFELAVAAAISLFGFESGAALATVVGVLIEVPVMLLVVKVVNASKNWYERKETA; encoded by the coding sequence ATGTCCGCCCAATGTGAAGTCACCGCCAAGGTCGCCGCCGGTGTGCCCTTGTCGACCTTCGAGCGCTACCTGACGGTCTGGGTCTTTCTCTGCATCGTGGCCGGCATCACGCTCGGCCAACTCATCCCGGGGCCCTTCCAGGCGCTCGGACGCATGGAGGTCGCGCAGGTCAATATCCCGGTGGGGCTCCTGATCTGGGTGATGATCATCCCGATGCTGGTCAAGGTCGATTTCGGCGCGCTGCACGAAGTGAAGGAGCATGTCAAGGGCATCGGCGTGTCGCTGTTCGTGAACTGGCTGGTGAAGCCCTTCTCGATGGCCTTTCTCGGCTGGCTGTTCGTGCGCCAGCTGTTCGCGCCGTATCTGCCGGCCGACCAGATCGACAGCTACGTCGCCGGCCTGATCCTGCTCGCCTCCGCCCCCTGCACAGCGATGGTGTTCGTCTGGAGCCGGCTCTCCAACGGCGATCCGCTGTTCACGCTCTCACAGGTGGCCTTGAACGACACCATCATGGTGTTCGCCTTCGCGCCGATCGTCGGCCTGCTGCTCGGCATATCTGCGATCACCGTGCCGTGGGATACGCTGCTCACCTCGGTCGTGCTCTACATCGTCATCCCGCTGGCGCTGGCGCAATTGTGGCGCAAGTCGCTGCTGAAAAAGGGCCAGGCCCATTTCGATGCCACGATGCAGAAAATCGGTCCCTGGTCGATCACCGCCTTGCTCGCCACGCTGGTGCTGCTGTTTGCCTTCCAGGGCAAGGCCATCGTCGAGAAGCCCTTGATCATCGCGCTCTTGGCCGTGCCGATCCTGATCCAGGTGTTCTTCAATTCGGCGCTTGCCTACTGGCTCAACCGTCTGGTAGGCGAAAAGCACAACGTCGCCTGCCCCTCTGCCTTGATCGGCGCGTCCAACTTCTTCGAATTGGCAGTGGCCGCGGCGATCTCGCTGTTTGGCTTCGAATCCGGTGCGGCGCTTGCCACCGTGGTCGGGGTGCTGATCGAGGTGCCGGTGATGTTGCTGGTCGTCAAGGTCGTCAATGCCTCGAAAAACTGGTACGAACGAAAGGAAACCGCATGA
- a CDS encoding permease, giving the protein MTALALQLKRFSDRQPWLFLAVAAALWFALYQTLIPLSEALVGLLPVARDSHLGGALQFFFYDTPKVLLLLTGIVFVMGIVHTFVSPERTRAMLSGRRLGAGNVMAATLGIVTPFCSCSAVPLFIGFLQAGVPLGVTFSFLISAPMVNEVALAMLFGLFGWKVAALYLGLGLLVAIVAGLVIGELKMERHLEDWVAALQNSQGAGAVELPQLSWGERIEQGFHHVREIVGKVWPYILAGIALGAGIHGYVPEDFMASIMGKDAPWWSVPAAVAIGVPMYTNAAGIIPVVEALMGKGAALGTVLAFMMSVIALSAPEMIILRKVLKPRLIATFAGVVAAGILLVGYVFNLVL; this is encoded by the coding sequence ATGACCGCACTCGCCTTGCAGCTCAAACGCTTCTCCGACCGCCAGCCATGGCTTTTCCTCGCCGTCGCCGCTGCGCTCTGGTTCGCGCTCTACCAGACCCTGATCCCGCTCTCCGAGGCGCTGGTCGGCCTGCTGCCGGTGGCGCGCGACAGCCATCTCGGCGGCGCGCTGCAATTCTTCTTCTACGACACGCCCAAGGTGCTGCTGCTCCTGACCGGCATCGTCTTCGTCATGGGCATCGTGCATACCTTCGTCTCGCCCGAGCGCACGCGCGCCATGCTGTCCGGCCGCCGGCTCGGCGCGGGCAATGTCATGGCCGCGACCCTGGGCATCGTCACGCCGTTCTGCTCCTGCTCGGCGGTGCCGCTGTTCATCGGCTTCTTGCAGGCCGGCGTGCCGCTTGGTGTCACCTTTTCGTTCCTGATCTCCGCGCCGATGGTCAATGAGGTCGCGCTCGCCATGCTGTTCGGCCTGTTCGGCTGGAAGGTCGCCGCGCTCTACCTCGGTCTCGGCCTCCTGGTCGCCATCGTTGCGGGTCTCGTGATCGGCGAACTGAAGATGGAGCGCCATCTCGAAGACTGGGTGGCGGCGCTGCAAAATTCGCAAGGCGCGGGCGCGGTCGAACTGCCGCAGCTCTCCTGGGGCGAACGTATCGAGCAGGGCTTCCATCACGTGCGCGAGATCGTCGGCAAGGTCTGGCCCTACATCCTCGCCGGCATCGCGCTCGGTGCTGGCATTCATGGCTACGTGCCCGAGGACTTCATGGCCTCGATCATGGGCAAGGACGCGCCCTGGTGGTCTGTGCCGGCGGCTGTCGCCATCGGCGTGCCGATGTACACCAACGCTGCCGGCATCATTCCCGTCGTCGAGGCGCTGATGGGCAAGGGCGCGGCGCTCGGCACCGTGCTCGCCTTCATGATGAGCGTGATCGCGCTGTCGGCGCCCGAGATGATCATCCTGCGGAAAGTGCTGAAGCCCCGGCTCATCGCCACCTTCGCCGGCGTCGTCGCGGCGGGCATCCTGCTGGTGGGTTACGTCTTCAACCTGGTGCTGTAA
- a CDS encoding BufA1 family periplasmic bufferin-type metallophore, whose amino-acid sequence MNKTMTAASLAIALGTAMTIAASPVAAQQMADKEKCYGVALKGKNDCKAGAGTSCAGTSVRDHQGNAWMMVPKGTCEKTPSKTSPTGYGQLKEFKEKSA is encoded by the coding sequence ATGAACAAAACCATGACCGCCGCTTCCCTCGCCATCGCCCTCGGTACCGCCATGACCATCGCTGCCAGCCCGGTCGCCGCACAACAGATGGCCGACAAGGAGAAATGTTACGGCGTCGCCCTCAAGGGCAAGAACGACTGCAAGGCGGGTGCGGGTACTTCCTGCGCTGGCACCTCGGTGCGGGACCACCAGGGTAATGCCTGGATGATGGTGCCGAAAGGCACCTGCGAGAAAACGCCGTCGAAGACTTCGCCGACCGGCTACGGTCAGCTGAAGGAATTCAAGGAAAAGAGCGCCTGA
- a CDS encoding thioredoxin family protein has product MRTGWLAAMVLVAAAVALASCGREAPVPPSPGVALVASATASGLPTIVEFGAKTCASCREMAVILDGVAKKTAGRAHVLLIDISQDYAAAQTFEIRLMPTQVFFDAQGRETGRHMGKLTEAEIMARLGLSS; this is encoded by the coding sequence ATGCGGACCGGATGGCTTGCCGCCATGGTTCTGGTGGCTGCGGCAGTCGCGCTCGCCAGCTGCGGCCGTGAAGCGCCGGTGCCGCCTTCGCCTGGCGTCGCGCTGGTCGCCAGCGCGACCGCCTCGGGGCTGCCGACCATCGTCGAATTTGGCGCCAAGACCTGTGCCTCCTGCCGCGAGATGGCGGTCATCCTGGACGGCGTGGCGAAGAAGACGGCCGGCCGCGCGCATGTGCTGCTCATCGACATCAGCCAGGATTACGCGGCCGCCCAGACCTTCGAGATTCGCCTGATGCCGACCCAGGTGTTCTTCGATGCACAGGGCCGCGAGACCGGCCGCCACATGGGCAAGCTTACCGAGGCCGAGATCATGGCGCGGCTCGGTCTATCCTCGTGA
- a CDS encoding OsmC family protein, protein MNPPAPKMEFHVAAKRLDAHGSVAQCKDAELVLDTDLAGRRDAFNPAELLLAALAACMLKGIERVTPILKFRLRGVEVKVHGVRRDVPPGLESIDYEILVDTDEDDRRLELLHENVRRYGTVFNTVAPGTQLSGTLRRAA, encoded by the coding sequence ATGAACCCGCCCGCCCCGAAAATGGAATTCCACGTCGCCGCCAAGCGCCTCGACGCGCATGGCAGCGTCGCGCAGTGCAAGGACGCCGAACTCGTGCTCGACACCGATCTGGCCGGCCGGCGTGACGCCTTCAATCCCGCCGAGCTGCTGCTCGCGGCGCTGGCCGCCTGCATGCTCAAGGGCATCGAGCGCGTGACGCCCATCCTCAAGTTCCGGCTGCGCGGCGTCGAGGTCAAGGTGCATGGTGTGCGCCGCGACGTGCCGCCGGGCCTGGAGTCGATCGACTACGAGATCCTCGTCGATACCGACGAGGACGACCGGCGTCTCGAACTGCTGCATGAGAATGTGCGGCGCTACGGCACGGTGTTCAACACCGTGGCGCCAGGAACGCAGCTTTCCGGAACGCTGCGGCGGGCGGCTTGA
- a CDS encoding DoxX family protein, producing MKAIALVRHLIGLFGRIPDDAIALLGRFSIAAIFWKSGQTKVQGFALDIVSGEFQFGWPRLSDSAVDLFREEYRLPLLPPELAALMGATAEHLFPALILIGLATRFSALALLGMTATIQFLVYPDAYPTHGVWATVLLYLVARGPGRLSLDHLLASRFGSHRRKETRMA from the coding sequence ATGAAAGCCATCGCGCTCGTGCGCCACCTCATCGGTTTGTTCGGCCGGATTCCCGATGACGCCATCGCCTTGCTCGGCCGCTTCTCCATCGCGGCGATCTTCTGGAAGTCGGGCCAGACCAAGGTGCAGGGCTTTGCCCTGGACATCGTCTCCGGCGAGTTCCAGTTCGGCTGGCCGCGGCTGTCGGATTCCGCCGTCGATCTGTTTCGCGAGGAGTATCGCTTGCCGCTCCTGCCACCGGAACTCGCGGCGTTGATGGGGGCGACGGCCGAGCACCTCTTCCCGGCGCTGATCCTGATCGGTCTGGCGACGCGTTTTTCCGCGCTGGCCCTGCTCGGTATGACGGCGACGATCCAGTTTCTGGTCTATCCTGACGCTTATCCGACGCACGGGGTGTGGGCCACGGTGCTGCTCTACCTCGTTGCGCGCGGGCCGGGGCGTCTGTCGCTCGATCATCTGCTGGCGAGCCGGTTCGGATCGCACCGTCGAAAGGAGACGAGGATGGCATGA
- the bufB gene encoding MNIO family bufferin maturase — protein sequence MANPTLLGATALPRAGGVGLKPEHFRTILETRPAIGFFEIHAENYMVAGGPFHHYLERIRADYPLSIHGVGLSIGGEGPLDEAHLDRLASLLDRYQPESFSEHLAWSSHGGTFFNDLLPVPYTPVSLQHVCDHIDRVQERLQRRMLLENPATYVEFAASTMTEAEFIGEIVKRTGCGLLLDVNNAHVACTNHGRDPYTYLRALPLAAVGEIHLAGFAEDVDASGDRLLIDSHGAAVAGDVWDLYAEALGYVGPMATLIERDNNIPALAVLHAEARHAEAMMAALDIDERR from the coding sequence ATGGCCAACCCGACACTGCTTGGCGCAACGGCGCTGCCGAGGGCCGGCGGCGTCGGGTTGAAGCCGGAGCATTTCCGGACGATTCTCGAGACGCGGCCCGCCATCGGTTTCTTCGAAATCCATGCCGAGAACTACATGGTGGCCGGCGGTCCGTTCCATCATTATCTCGAACGCATTCGCGCCGACTATCCGCTGTCGATCCACGGCGTCGGCCTGTCCATCGGCGGCGAAGGGCCGCTGGACGAGGCGCATCTGGACCGGCTGGCCAGCTTGCTCGACCGCTACCAGCCGGAATCCTTCTCCGAACACCTGGCCTGGTCGAGCCACGGCGGGACGTTCTTCAACGATCTGCTGCCGGTGCCCTACACCCCAGTGAGCTTGCAACACGTCTGCGATCACATCGACCGCGTGCAGGAGCGCCTCCAGCGCCGCATGCTGCTGGAGAACCCGGCGACCTATGTCGAATTCGCCGCCTCGACGATGACCGAGGCCGAGTTCATCGGCGAAATCGTCAAGCGCACCGGCTGTGGACTGCTGCTCGATGTCAATAACGCCCATGTCGCCTGCACCAACCATGGCCGCGATCCGTATACCTACCTCCGCGCGCTACCGCTGGCCGCAGTGGGCGAAATCCATCTCGCCGGTTTTGCCGAGGATGTCGACGCGAGTGGCGATCGTCTGCTGATCGACAGTCACGGCGCTGCCGTCGCGGGCGATGTCTGGGATCTCTATGCAGAAGCGCTGGGCTACGTCGGCCCGATGGCGACCCTGATCGAGCGCGACAACAATATTCCGGCACTGGCTGTGCTGCACGCCGAAGCGCGTCATGCCGAAGCGATGATGGCGGCGCTGGATATCGATGAAAGGCGGTGA
- a CDS encoding arsenate reductase ArsC translates to MSFNVLVLCTGNSARSILGEMLFNHLGQGRIKAYSAGSKPAGQVNPVALETLQKHGVPCEGARSKSWDEFAAPDAPQIDFIFTVCDNAANEPCPVWPGHPTTAHWGIPDPAHVEPMEARRAAFEEAYQSLHKRIAAFLALPLETMTREEIVAAARRIHEEA, encoded by the coding sequence ATGTCTTTCAATGTACTTGTTCTTTGTACCGGCAACTCGGCGCGTTCGATTCTCGGCGAGATGCTGTTCAATCACCTCGGCCAGGGCCGCATCAAGGCGTATTCTGCGGGCAGCAAGCCTGCCGGGCAGGTCAATCCCGTCGCGCTGGAGACCTTGCAAAAGCATGGTGTGCCCTGCGAGGGCGCGCGCAGCAAGTCCTGGGACGAATTCGCCGCACCCGACGCACCGCAGATCGATTTCATCTTCACCGTCTGCGACAACGCCGCCAATGAGCCCTGTCCCGTCTGGCCGGGCCATCCGACCACCGCGCACTGGGGCATTCCCGATCCGGCGCACGTCGAGCCCATGGAGGCGCGCCGCGCGGCTTTCGAAGAGGCCTACCAATCCTTGCACAAGCGCATCGCGGCTTTTCTCGCCTTGCCGCTGGAGACAATGACGCGCGAAGAGATCGTCGCCGCCGCGCGTCGCATTCACGAGGAAGCCTGA
- a CDS encoding SufB/SufD family protein, with product MADLTHLRQAFALIGEDPARVLAPGTAHLIAQGHEIVSQQAIPGVRLEARSEEGIVKARLEIAPGARIAQPIHLCFGLFERFGSQNVDLEVRLGEDARATVWSHCLFTLPQAALHAMNARIELAAGAQLVSNETHYHGLYGRIEVIPRATVQVGPRARYAADFVLVQGLVGRLDIDYAVAVAEDGVAELTSKVYGHAADRIRIREAVSLDGARARGLVKTRVAVEDEADAEIVGATYGNAAGARGHVDCMEIVRGKATARAVPEVRVSHPEAKVTHEAAIGSVDARQLETLMARGLAPDEAVDRIVLGMLR from the coding sequence ATGGCTGATCTGACGCATCTCCGGCAGGCCTTCGCCCTGATCGGCGAAGACCCGGCCCGCGTGCTCGCGCCCGGCACCGCGCACCTGATCGCCCAGGGCCACGAAATCGTCAGCCAGCAGGCGATCCCCGGCGTGCGGCTGGAAGCCCGGAGCGAGGAGGGAATCGTCAAGGCGCGGCTGGAAATCGCGCCGGGCGCGCGCATCGCCCAGCCGATCCACCTGTGCTTCGGCCTGTTCGAGCGCTTCGGCAGCCAGAACGTCGATCTCGAAGTCAGGCTGGGCGAGGATGCCCGCGCCACGGTCTGGTCGCACTGCTTGTTCACCCTGCCGCAGGCCGCGCTCCACGCGATGAACGCGCGCATCGAACTGGCAGCCGGCGCCCAACTCGTCAGCAACGAGACCCACTATCACGGCCTCTACGGCCGCATCGAGGTGATCCCGCGCGCGACGGTGCAGGTCGGCCCGCGCGCCCGCTACGCCGCCGACTTCGTGCTGGTGCAGGGGCTCGTCGGCCGGCTCGACATCGACTACGCGGTGGCGGTGGCCGAGGACGGCGTCGCCGAGCTGACCAGCAAGGTCTATGGCCACGCCGCCGACCGCATCCGCATCCGCGAGGCGGTGAGCCTCGACGGCGCCCGCGCGCGCGGCCTGGTCAAGACTCGCGTCGCCGTGGAGGACGAGGCCGACGCGGAAATCGTCGGCGCCACCTACGGCAACGCCGCCGGTGCCCGCGGCCATGTCGATTGCATGGAGATCGTGCGCGGCAAGGCGACCGCGCGCGCCGTGCCCGAAGTGCGCGTCAGCCACCCCGAGGCCAAGGTGACCCACGAGGCGGCGATCGGCAGCGTCGACGCCCGCCAGCTCGAAACCCTGATGGCGCGCGGCCTCGCGCCCGACGAGGCGGTGGATCGCATCGTTCTGGGCATGCTGCGCTGA
- the sigZ gene encoding RNA polymerase sigma factor SigZ yields MNCITKAWSQHEAELRRFLRHRANDDAIAEDLLQDVFLRALRQKNGLCGIDNPRAWLFKTARNLLIDRLRLAKALVELPDDLANEEDDPAPPVDDLVQCLPRVLAELSPQDREAITLCDIEGMTQQEYARRIGLSLPAAKSRVQRARARLKARMSEACQVSFDADGKVEGFIPRFPEVF; encoded by the coding sequence ATGAACTGCATCACCAAGGCCTGGAGCCAGCACGAAGCGGAACTGCGCCGCTTCCTGCGCCATCGCGCCAATGATGACGCGATCGCCGAAGATCTGCTGCAAGATGTCTTTTTGCGTGCGCTGCGGCAAAAGAATGGCCTGTGCGGCATCGACAACCCGCGCGCCTGGCTGTTCAAGACCGCGCGCAACCTGCTGATCGACAGGCTGCGATTGGCGAAAGCGCTGGTGGAGCTGCCTGACGATCTGGCCAACGAAGAGGATGATCCGGCACCGCCGGTCGACGATCTCGTGCAATGCTTGCCGCGCGTGCTCGCCGAACTCTCGCCGCAAGACCGCGAGGCGATCACCCTGTGTGACATCGAGGGCATGACCCAGCAGGAATACGCCAGACGCATTGGTCTTTCGCTGCCGGCTGCCAAGTCGCGCGTGCAGCGCGCCCGCGCCCGGCTCAAGGCGCGCATGAGTGAAGCCTGTCAGGTGAGCTTCGATGCAGATGGCAAAGTGGAGGGGTTCATCCCCCGTTTCCCAGAAGTTTTTTGA